The Rhizobium sp. NLR16a genomic sequence CCGACGGAATCGTCCCTCTGCACGCTGGGGAAAGACCTTCTTCCGAGGAGCGTAGAGAAGCTGCCGGTTGCGACGGGCGTTGACTGGCTCGCCACTGAGCCTTTTGATGTATCGGGATCTGGTGCGGTGCGGAGGTTCATGGGGCCTAGCGGACTTCATCTGCCGTTGTCCCATCTGCTGCGCATCTGCCCTTGATGCAGATCAAGAGACAAGGCGTTCCCGCGAAAGGAAAACGCCATGGAGAGAGGGCGTGGCTTTGGGGGGCTGCGGGGGAACAAGCAACCACGCTGGAACGTCCTCGACAAGGCTATTGCAACCGGCTTGTCTGCTCTTGGTCTTTGAGGCAGGTCCAACTGATGATCGACCTGCCGATCTTTGCCGGATCTTCCTGATTGGAAGGGGGCGGCGTGACCTTGCCGCGTCGTGCCGCGTGATCGTATCGTGGCGCGCGGCGTGCCATAGAGATCGAGGATCGGGTTGTGGCCGTGAGCTGTCATGGTTTTCTCCTCACGTCCCGCCGCCGAGCGAATGGACGAAAATCGTAAGTTCCTTGACCGTCGTATCGCCGAGACGCCCTGCCCACGCAGGCATGACGCCGTGCTTGGGAGCGGCCACCTGACGGATGATCGCATCCTCGCCGCGGGCCTTCAGCCAGATCGCATCGGCGAGGTCAGGCGCGCCCATTTCGACCTTTCCTTTGGCGTCGTCGCCGTGACATGCGGCACAGTTGTCGACGAAGACCTGTTTTCCCGCCTCTGCGAGACCGGGGTCCGACGGTGTATTGGTCAGCCCCCAGACGTAAGCCGCGACCTGCCTTGTCTGGATGGGATCCAGAACATCGACAAAGGGCGGCATCTCGGAAGCATGAGTGTCCGTATCCCCGTCGAAGCGAATCCCATGCGCGATCGTCGTCTGGATGGCATCCAGGTCTCCGCCCCACAGCCAATCGTCGTCGTTGAGGTTCGGAAATCCAGGACCGCCGCTTGCTCCCGAGCCGTGGCATGGCGCACAATTCACCTTGAATGCTGACGCGCCGCCGGCGATTGCGAATTCGCGAAGGGCAGAATCGGAATCGATTTCCTGTACCGTCTTGGCGGCGATCAGATCATGAAATTGCATTTGCGATGCCTTGGCCT encodes the following:
- the ccoP gene encoding cytochrome-c oxidase, cbb3-type subunit III — translated: MSEKHIDELSGVETTGHEWDGIRELNNPMPRWWVWTFYATIVWALGYAIAYPAIPMITDATKGMLGFSSRAELQQNLDQAKASQMQFHDLIAAKTVQEIDSDSALREFAIAGGASAFKVNCAPCHGSGASGGPGFPNLNDDDWLWGGDLDAIQTTIAHGIRFDGDTDTHASEMPPFVDVLDPIQTRQVAAYVWGLTNTPSDPGLAEAGKQVFVDNCAACHGDDAKGKVEMGAPDLADAIWLKARGEDAIIRQVAAPKHGVMPAWAGRLGDTTVKELTIFVHSLGGGT